Genomic DNA from Cyprinus carpio isolate SPL01 chromosome A22, ASM1834038v1, whole genome shotgun sequence:
taaaacaaatgatgaataaagtcgtaatttttgttatttttggagcaaattgtatttttgatgcaaatatttccttaattttttattctgaaaataaattCCTTTCTGATATGATATGGGGAAAGGGAGAAGAACGAGTGTGGCAAAAGGCGGATTCGAACTTGGGTCGATCACATCAAGTAAATGCATGTAATATTGAAAATTATGCTGTATTCAATTTGTCTTATATTTTTGTACATGGGTGTTTTCGctcattaatacattttcaccTTTGCTTTTTACTGTTGCCTCCAGtagttctgtctgtgtgtgtgttagggttagggttttttttaattccaatttattttaagttcattttgAGCCAGCAATAGTCATTTTCAAACAACCCAGTGTGTTGGGTCAAACATTTAAGGCAAACcagctgggtttgtccatatctGACCCAGAGCTGGGTTggcaaaataacccaaattgggttgtttttaagcttttttataGCACAGTTACGCCAAAAGAGTATGCTGTCGTATTTGAGCCCATACCCCAGCAAGTAATACAATTTGTTAGAGCTTATGCAAGTGATTCTTCTTAGGAGATGCTGATATTCTTAAACACAGCTGtactaataaatatatgaatgttatAACAGGTGATACAGGTCAAAAGCTTATTGTGGACCAGTGTATTTAGAATTGGAATAAAGCTTGGCATGTTTATGaaatatactgtttaaatattaaagtgaaagatgctatatttaaaatgtttcatggtaTTTGCAGCTAAAAGTGTGTTAGAGAGATTTAATCTGGATATTGATTTTTCCTGTAATTTGTTTGCTCAGTGGAAAAGGAGtctattttatctgttttgtaattgtgtctaaacaaggattttttatttatttattttttgggggtggATATGGAAAATGTAATTAGaaggaaaacaaatattacattcaagttaaataattttgatatgttTGTATTATTCCAATTAACGTAATAATAGCAACTTTACTTTTCTTGTACATCTTTTTATAATTTTGGGAAAATTTCACATACATAAGAAGAAGGTCTGGGTCCAAGCCAAATTTCATCCATTTTCTTCAGGAGACTGTACCACCTGACCATTGCAGATTCATTTCACAGTTGATAGTGTCGCCATAGAAACACACAATCCTCTCCTAATTAGGCTACCTTAATAATTATtcgtctcaatgttcatactatccatcctaaatagtatgtgagattagagtaagtgtgtcccaaagcatagtatgttgaaaagagtatgccaaaagtccccagatggtctactatttcaggtcgatttttaaAGTGTGGATCCgcgcacactctaatggctaaaattgcccacaatccattgcgctttggcgaaggattcggtccagaactacaaacataaataaaacatgttagaAAACTACAAACGTGGCAAATGCGCGCTATCGAACgttaggtagagaggtttacaaaagggggtttgagttactaagaatcaacatttaacctggtaaaaatatttatttattgttatccgtgttatatttcatctgcaatgTGAACtcttataaacatccatttggtcgttaacttttaaatgcatcattatgcagaaaatatgagcagagttctcgcATGAAAGACCCACGACCGGCAGACCAAggagctacttcttttctctccagtacggtaggaagttaaataaaaattaaatatggaggatgttaactgtgacaagatgattgacagaccagtttacagtgacagggtgcgtgtaATAGGTGCAACAGAGCGGtcctttaaagacgcaattgtgtgatatgatagtatgtcccaaagcttgcctactcttctactacacactttaaagtgtgtactttttcttcaccaaaagagtacatactttaaaggcatagtataagtaggctTATTGAGATGCAGGGTCTGACATGGCTTGAACGCAGCATTCAGTtcatccaaccccaatcaaacacacctgaacaagctaattaaggCATTCCagattactagaaagctacaggcaggtgagtttgatcagggttggaattTACCTGTTCTCTTTGGATCTTTAAAACCCCATTTTACAGAGGTTGATATTGCAGCAACAcataattgttttagttttgtgcaCTTCTCCTGACGCACCAATTCAGCGCATTTTCCAGCACTGATTGTTGTGAGATCACAGGCTGGGAGGATGACTGCTCGAGTGTATTTCTCTTtgattgctgttttgttgtgtctGTTTGGATACTTGAGTGTAACTCACGCTATTCAAAGACGAACCACAGGTGAGAAGATCTGTTGACTTCATTACGCAGCTtgaagaaatgcagaaataagTGACTCTCAGTCTTTGAGAGTAGCCTAATTAACAGTTTAAGGAGTAGTAGGTTTGAAGACACTTTTGATTTGAAtcagattagattcaactttattgttattgcacatgtaaggtacaaggcaacaaaatgcaattagcatctaaccagaagtgcaataagtacagaatatacagtgtctacaacaGGGattttccaaccctgctcctggagagctaccatcctgcataCTTCAGTtcaaaccctgctccaacacacctgtctgtaattatcaagtagccctgaacaccttgattagctgcttcaggtgtgtttgattgaggttggcgctgaaatctgcaggacagtagctctccaggagcagggttggagaccccggtctacagtatattacaaatgtacaataaatatacaaataaggcagtattatggacaccacttatagattttaaatactatcagcatgatatacagataggtctACTATGAACATGTAGTGATGAGGGGGGTTTTGTaatctgtgtgtatggtgtgggggtgTCAGAGTTCAGGTTCCCGAATCTGCTGGTCCTTAGGGTTAGGACAGGAGCTTAAAAATTCTGCGAGCTTGACATAGACAGCGTTTTCTTTGGACAGGAGGTTAAAcggtctatggtcagggtgagaggagtccttaagaatgctgcgagcttgacatagacagcgttttctttggatgtcctcaatagcaggaagtggtgtccgtGTGATGCATTGGGTGGTCTTCACCActctctgcagtgccttgcggccagcaactgagcagttcccataccataCTGTtatgcaactggtcaggatgctctcgatcgcacaacggtaaaagttcaccagaatggctgaagacagctggttcttcagtgtcctgaggaagaagaggcgctggtgagccttcttgaccaggcagGAGGTGTTTGGTCCAGGACAGGttctccgagatggtggttcccaggaactgaagctggagacacgttcaacaaccatcccatTAATGTgcatggggtcatgcgtgctttcTTCTTCCtaaagtccacaatgagctcctttgtcttgctggtgttaaggagtaggttgttgtcagtgcaccatgtggccaggtgctgtacctcctccctgtaggcagtctcatcgttgtctctgagGCCAGTCACCGTGGTGTCATCCACAAACTTGGAGCTGGATCCATACACAGctttgcagtcgtgggtgtagagggagtagatgAATGGGCTCAGCACATAGCCCTGAGGTACGCTGGTGTTGAGtgtggtggtggagcaggtgtggcctgaccgaacatgctgaggtctggtcaaagtccataatccagttgcagagggaggtattaatgtccaggtctccaagttttgtggtcagcttggagggaatgacagtgttaaatgctcagctgaagtcaacaaacaacatccgtacatgtGTTGTCCAagtgtgagtacagagtgcagcactgtgcatactgcatcctctgctCTTATTTCTACGGTAAGTAAATTGGTGTTGGTCCAGTGTGGGTTGGAGGCAGTATAATCTGTAGGTATGACAATAGGTATTTATAATCTGTAGGCTATTTAGGTTTGAGACCCATTGCGAAACTCCTAATTTACAAATGCTGAAACCGCACTCCCTGGCCTCTCCTAATGATCCTCTTGAATCCTCTAGTGGACGGTTATTGTCCAGTGACGCTGACGGTCGTGCCATCCCGTCGAGGATGTTCTTCTGATGAAGACTGCCCTGGAGGACACAAATGCTGTCGATTTGACTGTGGGCCTGTTTGCGTGCTGCCTGTTTTAGGTGAGTTTCAGTTAATATTGGATGCTaagggtccaaaaaaaaaaaacacgcacacGAGTAACGCACTGAATTCAATGTAAGTTTTTAAGCAGAGACTTTGCCTTTTGTTGTTGTCTAAATGGGTTTGAATTTATCCTTTAGGATAGTTTTAAGCACAGGATGGCTTTACAAAATAGTGGAATAATACTTGGAATATAATTCTCTCTGTAGGTAAAACTTGCCATTCAAGCTTTGAGTGTTTCATGCTGTATATTGAAGTGGATACTGTCTATATGCACAAACTAAAGCTGACCATCTGTCCACACAGTGAAGCCGGGTCAGTGTCCCCTACCGGAGATGATTCCACTGTGTGCGGAAAGCTGCTTCCGTGATGCCCAGTGTCCTGCCACACAGAAATGTTGCCCAACCACCGGTAGCTTTGCATGCAGTGAACCACGTGGTCAGGGAAGAGGTCAGGCAAGTTGCCAGGGCCATGGAAGCGGTCAGGGAAGTGGACAGGGAAGCGGCCAAGGACAGGGTCATGGAAGCGGTCAAGGACAGGGTCATGGAAGCGGCCAGGGCCAAGGACAGGGTCATGGAAGCGGTTAGGGCAAAGGACCGGGTCGAAGAAAAGGTAAGTGGACAGGGACAGGGTCAAGGACTAGGGTCGTGGACAGGTCAGGGCCAGGGTCAGGGACGCGGACAAGGCCAGGGACAAGGTCAGGGAAGTGGCCAGGGACAAGGTCAGGGAAGTGGACAGGGACAAGGTCAGGGAAGTGGACAGGGACAAGGACAGggtcagggaagtggtcagggTCAGGGACGCGGCCAGGGACAAGGTCAGGGCCAGGGTCATGGAAGCGGCCAGGGCCAAGGTCAGGGACAGGGTCATGGAAGCGGCAAGGgtcagggaagcggccagggacAAGGTCACATTCACAGAAGCGGCCAGGgtcagggaagcggacagggtcATGGAAGCGGCCAGGGACAGGGTCATGGAAGCGGCAAGGACAGGgtcagggaagcggccagggacAAGGTCAGGGTCATGGAAGCGGCCAGGGACAAGGTCAGGGAAGTGGACAGGGACAAGGACAGggtcagggaagcggtcagggGCAAGGTCAGGGACAGGGTCATGGAAGCGGCCAGGgacagggaagcggacagggtcATGGAAGCGGCCAGGGACAAGGTCAGGGTCatggaagcggacagggccagggacaAGGACAGGGTCATGGAAGCGGACAGGGTCATGGAAGCGGACAGGgtcagggaagcggacagggccagggacaAGGTCAGGGTCATGGAAGCGGCCAGGGACAAGGACAGGGTCATGGAAGAGGACAGGGTCATGGAAGCGGACAGGGGCAAGGTCAGGGACAGGGTCATGGAAGCGGCCAGGGGCAAGGCCAGGgacagggaagcggacagggccagggtCATGGAAGTGGACAGGgtcagggaagcggacagggccagggacaAGGTCAGGGACAGGGTCATGGAAGCGGCAAGGGGCAAGgacagggaagcggacagggtcagggaagcggccagggacAAGGTCAGggtcagggaagcggtcagggacagggaagcggacagggacAGGGAAGTGAAGTGGTCAGGGCAAAGGTCAGGGAAGTGGACAAGGTCAGGgacagggaagcggacagggccagggtCATGGAAGTGGACAGggtcagggaagtggtcagggCAAAGGTCATGGAAGTGGACAGGGTCAGGGTCATGGAAGTGGCCAGGGACAAGGTCAGGGAAGTGGACAGGGTCAGGGAAGCGGTCAAGGACAGGGTCAGGGAAGTGGACAAGGTCAGGGCCAGGGTCATGGAAGCGGTCAGGGAAGCGGTCAAGGCCAGGGACAGGGCCATGGTCAGGGAAGTGGACAGGGCCAGGGGACTGGTCAGGGATGTGGTCAAGGAAGCAGTCAGGGAAAATGTCAGAGATGTGGTCATTGAAATGGTCATGGGATTTTTGCTTAACACTTACTGGAGATCTATTCTGTTCAGTGCTTTATTCATATGGCATGTTTCCTGTTTGCTCAAACAGATTAGATTTTCATCTCTCTCCACCTCAAATAAAAAGAATTGCTTGATTTTGAAGAGTTGGTGTTTTTGGTATCATTTGGTGGTTTCTTACACAGCTGCTTTCTGGAATCAGTGCTTTAAGTTCCTCTCCCTGAGACCTGGACATTAGCAGAGTACACGTGTTCCAAATTATGCAAGTGACgataggattttggtacaatagAGTTGAATTTGTTTCGCATtgttttagataactggtatccatctcagacaggtttgttcaatagtttgccaggtcttgggtaaatggaaaccctacatAAAGAGGTTGTcaatgtattaaaggggtcatatgatgctgctaaaaataacattattttgtgtttggtgtaACGAAGTGTTTAAGGTTATACacttttccacatactgtattattgtttctcctctatgccctgccttctgaaactcCTAGATTTTTAAAGCTCAttgctgtgattggccaaatgcctcaagcgtgtgatggaaatgttatgcctcttaacatactgtgccTTGTCCagccagagcgacgagacaaaaacattaaaatgcattataaatgtgatatacaTGATTTcaagtcgtgttttcttttgaaaggcaaaaacaaagtttcactttctcaacgaaactgcgtcacacactgtggccttgagtgagccgcAGGCAGATTccacgaaggagcgtaccttggtcttgcggCAATCACacgtgacgaccctgggctggacgccgcttcatccacggtgaaagccaattcAGCAATCCACAGTACAAAGTATTTCCTctgcgaccagcatggatcagctccaggcatgactaAGTGAAtattgttctcttttggaaggacaaagaaagtagtttcactttcacagtggcctcgtttacactgccaattaaatgtgacccaattccgattatttatttattttttgctcatatgtgacagatcggatctgttctatgacagtgtaaacgggggaaaaaaatgcatttggatATTTCCAGATcagtttcaggcctcattcatcaaaaactataaaaattccACCATcaaaaaaacaagaacatatTATTATGAATCACTTCTTGAACGACAAAAACTGtgacaatttggtacttctccgttcaaactttgcaaggacagtccgGCACTTCTGAAGTGcgttttttagatttaaataatttgccaatgatgattcaaatgtgagttttgagcagtgtagagtagcgcttgttt
This window encodes:
- the LOC122134830 gene encoding WAP four-disulfide core domain protein 2-like gives rise to the protein MTARVYFSLIAVLLCLFGYLSVTHAIQRRTTVDGYCPVTLTVVPSRRGCSSDEDCPGGHKCCRFDCGPVCVLPVLVKPGQCPLPEMIPLCAESCFRDAQCPATQKCCPTTGSFACSEPRGQGRGQASCQGHGSGQGSGQGSGQGQGHGSGQGQGHGSGQGQGQGHGSG
- the LOC122134938 gene encoding glycine-rich cell wall structural protein 2-like, translating into TGQGQGQGRGQGQGQGQGSGQGQGQGSGQGQGQGSGQGQGQGQGSGQGQGSGQGQGQGHGSGQGQGQGSGQGQGQGQGSGQGQGQGQGHGSGQGQGSGQGHGSGQGQGQGHGSGQGQGQGQGHGSGQGHGSGQGQGSGQGQGQGQGHGSGQGQGQGHGRGQGHGSGQGQGQGQGHGSGQGQGQGQGSGQGQGHGSGQGQGSGQGQGQGQGQGHGSGKGQGQGSGQGQGSGQGQGQGHGSGQGQGQGSGQGQGSGQGQGQGSGQGQGQGHGSGQGSGQGQGQGHGQGSGQGQGTGQGCGQGSSQGKCQRCGH